The Bacteroidia bacterium DNA window GTGCGATAATCGCCTCCCCGGCAGTCGCTGTCAGGAGTTGGTTTCGCAAACCGATGATTCCTCTTGATGGAATTTCGAACTGCAGTACCATACGATTTCCTTTCGGCAGCATGCTCAGCATTTCTCCTTTCCGCTGCGTTACCATTTCTATTGCTTTTCCTGATACATCATCCGGCAGGTCAATAGTCAATTCTTCCACCGGTTCATGGCGCTGGCCATCAATATTTTTTATGATCACCTGTGGCTGTCCGATTTGCAATTCATAGCCCTCTCTCCTCATGGTTTCAATGAGAATGGCAAGATGCAAAACGCCCCGGCCAAATACGTTGAAAGCATCAGCCGAGTTTGTGGGTTCCACGCGCATCGCCAGATTCTTCTCCAGTTCCTTCTCCAGTCTTTCCCTGATATGACGGGAGGTAACGAACTTGCCCTCTTTGCCAAAAAATGGAGAATCATTGATGGTGAAGAGCATGCTCATTGTCGGCTCTTCAATCGTGATGGTTTGAAGCGACTGCGGGTTTTCGATGTCTGCCACAGTGTCACCTATCTCAAAACCTTCCAGGCCCATGATGGCACAAATGTCTCCGGCATCTACTTCCTGGACTTTCTGCTTTCCTAAACCGGCAAAGAGATACAATTCCTTGATCTTTCCTTTTGAAATGCTCCCATCCCTTTTTACAAGAGATACCGCCTGCCCAGCTTTCAGTGTACCACGGTAAAGACGCCCGATGGCAATCCGTCCTACAAAGGATGAATAGTCAAGAGAAGTGATCAGCATCTGTGGCGTGCCCATTTCCACCTTTGGCGCAGGAATATGCTTAATGATCGTATCCATCAAGTAAGTAATATCCTGCGCAGGCTTACGGAAATCCGCAGCCATCCATCCTTCCTTGGCTGAACCATAAACCACGGGGAAATCAAGCTGATCCTCCGTTGCATCCAGATTGAACATCAGTTCAAAAACCTGCTCTAATACTTCGTCAGGATGACAGTTGGGTTTATCTACTTTATTGATCACCACGATTGGCTTCAGGCCCAACTCAAGTGCTTTTTTGAGGACAAACCGGGTTTGCGGCATCGGACCTTCAAAGGCATCTACCAGCAATAATGCGCCATCAGCCATATTGAGTACGCGCTCCACTTCACCACCGAAATCGCTGTGGCCGGGTGTATCTATTACGTTGATCTTAACTTCATTATATATTACGGAAACGTTTTTGGCAAGAATAGTAATGCCTCGTTCCCGCTCAAGATCATTGCTGTCCATGATCAGCTCGCCAGGGTTCTCGTGTGCTTTAAATAGCTGGCCTGCCATGAGCATTTTATCAACAAGCGTAGTCTTTCCATGATCTACGTGAGCAATGATCGCAATATTCCTAAGTTGCTTCATAAAAGAAGAGTTCTGAGTTTTTAAGTGAAAGCCCGAAACATTCCTTCAACTACCGTGTGGATGAAATGCCGGTGCAGGCCGCCATTAATAAATACTATGCCACAGCGCTGAAAAAACCGGCCTGTCATAGCCGCATTCACCGCTTTTTTTGTTTGCTAAGTATTATAACAAAAAATAAAGGATTCCGGGCTTCGCGGGAATGAAATACCTGAAACTTTACGCTGCAAGACGGGAGTTTCCTCTGTATCGTCAGTTTTCGCCTTCCTCAATGAACCTGATCAGGATTGCTGATCGGCCGCTTTTATAGATAACCCCTTCAACAGGAAGTCCGTCACCGCGCCTTTTCATTGCCATTTCCGCAAATTTGGAAGCCCAATCATACGGAGATCTGAGGATAGTTAACGCAAAAGGTTCAATACGTGATAATTCCTCGTAAGGCGCTGCAGGTTCCGACATCATAAAGACTTTAATGCCATTTATTTCAGTAACCTTTCCCAGCGATTCCGGGGCTGCGGGCTTATACTTTTCACTGAAAGACAGGAAGTTGATGGCTAAAGAAACAATCAGCAATAACAGGACAAGTGAAGAAAGAATCTTTT harbors:
- the typA gene encoding translational GTPase TypA, giving the protein MKQLRNIAIIAHVDHGKTTLVDKMLMAGQLFKAHENPGELIMDSNDLERERGITILAKNVSVIYNEVKINVIDTPGHSDFGGEVERVLNMADGALLLVDAFEGPMPQTRFVLKKALELGLKPIVVINKVDKPNCHPDEVLEQVFELMFNLDATEDQLDFPVVYGSAKEGWMAADFRKPAQDITYLMDTIIKHIPAPKVEMGTPQMLITSLDYSSFVGRIAIGRLYRGTLKAGQAVSLVKRDGSISKGKIKELYLFAGLGKQKVQEVDAGDICAIMGLEGFEIGDTVADIENPQSLQTITIEEPTMSMLFTINDSPFFGKEGKFVTSRHIRERLEKELEKNLAMRVEPTNSADAFNVFGRGVLHLAILIETMRREGYELQIGQPQVIIKNIDGQRHEPVEELTIDLPDDVSGKAIEMVTQRKGEMLSMLPKGNRMVLQFEIPSRGIIGLRNQLLTATAGEAIIAHRFKEFQPYKGDIPGRKNGSLISLEPGKAIPYSLNNLQDRGRFFVNPSEDIYEGQVIGENTKPGDLVVNITKTKKLSNMRSSGADDKVKLAPAIKFSLEEALEYIQGDEYVEVTPKSLRIRKIYLKEVERKRSKNTVTA